TGGCTTTCAAACCCGAAATCGAGCTGACGATCACGATCGCGCCACGGCTTTCAGCCAGCTGGGGCCGGAACTTGCGCGCGCAATGCATCAGGCTGTCGAGATTGACCGCCATCACCCTGTCCCAGCCGGCGCGCTCGAATTCGCCGCGCTTGTAGACGACTGTCCCCTGGCAGAGGATCAGGACATCGAGCGAGGGGAACGGTAGCACCGCCGCCGCGATGGCATCGGGATCGCCCACATCGACACAGGAATAGCCCAGGCCGGTCAGGTCGGAACCATCCATCGGATCGTACTCGTCCGCCGATGCCCGCGTGCCCCAGACGTGGACGTTGCCCCCGCGCGCGCGAAACGCCTGGGCGATGCCGTTGCCGATGCCGCTGGAACCGCCGACGACCAGCACGGTCTTGCCGGAAAAGTCGGTATCTGTGGGCATCCCTGCCTCTCCTTCTGCCGGCCCTCTCTTCCCGTCAGCGGGGCGCCGGACAATCGCGTCCGTTACCCCGCCGATCGGGTATCACGCGTCAGAACGTGGCGCGCAAGCGCAGGCCGTAGGTACGCGGCGCGCCGAGATAGCCGTTCTCGTCGCCGGTCTGGAGCGGCGTCGGGAACGACTGGGTAAAGTAGGTGCGGTTGAACAGGTTCTGCACCCAGCCTTCGACCAGCAGGTTCCACTTGGGAATCTTGAAGCCGAGATTCGCGTTGACCAGGCTGACCGGCCCCTGTTCCGAAAGCGACGCGGTGCTGATGAGCTGGCGGCTGGTGTACTGGTACTGCACGCGCCCCGTCAGGTTCAGGTTGTCGCTCAGCGGCTGATCGAGATTGAGCGCCACGTTGGCCGAAAGCTTCGGCGCGAAGCGGAACCGCGAATCCGACAGGACCGGATCGATCGAGGCGTCCTTGGCGTACTTGGCATGGGGTATCCAGGTGCCGTCGATGCCCAGCGTCAGGCTGTCGGAAAGCTGGAACAGGTTCTCGATTTCGACGCCATAGTCCTTGGCCGACTTCGCGTTGAGCACGGTGAAGCGCAGCCCCACGAACTGCGCGATCTGGAGATCGGACAGGTCGTAGTAGAACAGGGCGATGTTGGTGCGCGCGCGCCGGTTCAGGTACTGGAACTTGGCGCCCACTTCATAGGCATTGACCTTTTCCGGCTTGTAGGTCGGATCGAGCGGGGTCGAGACGGTCGAAGTCGGGCTGATCAGGCGGATCAGGCCCTGCAGCTGCGGCGGAAGCGCGTTGAACACGGTCGGGTTGTTGAACAGCGTACCCGCCGCGTTCGCGTCGATGTTCACGCCGCCCGCCTTGAAGCCGCGGTTGTACGTCGCATAGAGCATCACGTCATCGACCGGACGGTACTGGATGCCCAGCGTGCCGCTGACCGCCTTGTCGGTCTTGGTCTTGTCGTAGTTCGGGCTCGGCCCAAGTCCGAGAACCGTGAACACGGTGTTCGGGAATGGCGAGAAGAAGCTGTTGCGGAAAGCGCCCTGCTTCTTCTCGACCGAATAGCGCACGCCGGCGATGATGT
The Novosphingobium sp. EMRT-2 genome window above contains:
- a CDS encoding SDR family NAD(P)-dependent oxidoreductase, with protein sequence MPTDTDFSGKTVLVVGGSSGIGNGIAQAFRARGGNVHVWGTRASADEYDPMDGSDLTGLGYSCVDVGDPDAIAAAVLPFPSLDVLILCQGTVVYKRGEFERAGWDRVMAVNLDSLMHCARKFRPQLAESRGAIVIVSSISGLKANIGNPAYAASKAGAISLTKSLGQAFAADGIRVNGLAPGLVDTKLTKVTTAHPQRLEGALTAIPQRRMGTPEDMAGAAIFLASPLASYVTGHTLVVDGGLSL